The Rhea pennata isolate bPtePen1 chromosome Z, bPtePen1.pri, whole genome shotgun sequence genome includes a region encoding these proteins:
- the UBAP1 gene encoding ubiquitin-associated protein 1, translating into MASKKLGSDSHGPFSYLDDVPFKIGDKFKTPPKVGLPIGFCLPDSPQLVREAQYDFSLEKKTIEWAEDIKKIQAAQREAERKAKEAIANSKAASEDSNKMGFSEGPCPEVIPPPINPILASLQHNNILTPLPADSSAVKQKVLSPPRPKADFNPADFECEEDPFDKLELKTIDDKEELKNILEIHVGTTGPIVAQLLDSSLPKGGPESVLQDQEVLASIERATLDFKPLHKPNGFITLPQLGNCEKMSLSSKVSLPPITSVSNIKSLSFPKLDSDESDQKSSKLTSTFHSTTCLRNGTFLSSLQTFAQSKASELNGHHMVGLSALNEDSGMETSALSSSSRLPSLAELTVCTEEESSQSTATSQVHSDYKEAEIPVVTHQHFPVSKVPNNTSCTKQTGGPTPELLQALSASERQCIETVVNMGYSPENVLKAMKKKGQNIDQVLDYLFAHGQLCEKGFDPLLVEAALEMHQCSEEKTTELLQLMSQFKEMGFELKDIKEVLLLHNNDQHNALEALMARAGAS; encoded by the exons GGCCTTTCAGTTATCTTGATGATGTCCCATTTAAGATAGGAGACAAATTCAAAACCCCACCTAAGGTTGGATTACCGATTGGTTTTTGCCTGCCTgattctcctcagcttgtcAGAGAAGCCCAG TATGACTTctcactggaaaagaaaacaattgaGTGGGCTGAAGATATCAAAAAAATTCAAGCTGCTCAGAGAGAAGCTGAACGAAAGGCAAAAGAAGCGATAGCAAACTCAAAGGCAGCTTCAGAGGACAGCAATAAAATGGGGTTCTCAGAGGGACCTTGCCCTGAGGTCATACCTCCTCCTATTAACCCTATCCTTGCTAGTCTGCAGCACAATAATATTCTTACTCCCTTGCCAGCTGACAGCAGTGCAGTGAAGCAGAAGGTTCTTAGTCCACCTCGTCCAAAAGCAGATTTCAACCCAGCTGATTTTGAATGTGAAGAAGACCCGTTTGACAAACTGGAATTAAAAACTATTGATGATAAGgaggaattaaaaaacattCTTGAAATTCATGTTGGTACGACTGGGCCAATTGTTGCCCAGCTGTTAGACAGTAGTTTGCCCAAAGGAGGGCCCGAGTCTGTCTTACAAGATCAAGAAGTTCTGGCATCCATAGAAAGGGCCACGTTGGACTTCAAACCCCTTCACAAACCCAATGGCTTTATCACTTTACCGCAGTTGGGAAACTGTGAAAAGATGTCCTTGTCTTCCAAAGTGTCCCTGCCCCCTATCACTTCGGTGAGCAATATCAAATCCCTGTCCTTTCCTAAACTTGACTCCGATGAGAGTGATCAAAAATCATCAAAGCTCACGAGCACTTTCCACAGCACTACCTGTCTCCGCAATGGCACTTTTCTGAGCTCTCTGCAAACCTTTGCTCAGAGTAAAGCTAGTGAACTGAATGGACACCATATGGTTGGTCTTTCTGCTCTAAATGAGGACAGTGGCATGGAGACATCAGCATTATCCTCTTCATCCAGGCTGCCTTCCCTGGCTGAGTTGACAGTTTGTACAGAAGAAGAATCATCTCAAAGCACAGCGACATCG CAGGTACACTCAGACTACAAGGAAGCAGAAATCCCTGTG GTAACGCACCAACATTTTCCAGTGTCTAAAGTGCCCAATAACACCAGTTGCACAAAGCAGACGGGTGGCCCCACTCCCGAGCTACTGCAAGCCCTCTCTGCCAGTGAGAGACAGTGCATAGAGACAGTTGTCAACATGGGGTACTCACCTGAGAATGTCCTGAAAGCCATGAAGAAGAAGGGACAGAACATAGACCAG GTTTTGGATTACTTGTTTGCACATGGACAGCTTTGTGAGAAGGGTTTTGATCCGCTTCTTGTTGAAGCAGCTTTGGAAATGCATCAGTGTTCAGAAGAGAAG accACAGAACTTCTCCAACTAATGAGTCAGTTTAAAGAAATGGGCTTTGAACTAAAAGACATTAAGGAGGTCTTGTTATTACATAACAACGACCAACACAATGCTCTGGAAGCTCTAATGGCCCGGGCAGGAGCCAGCTGA